Proteins found in one Amphiura filiformis chromosome 14, Afil_fr2py, whole genome shotgun sequence genomic segment:
- the LOC140170564 gene encoding uncharacterized protein produces the protein MSSMHLQEEICGLAKLYNHDIVGIQEHRIVHQDEEIRHQDLYDGYQLVSSSAWRNTGGVSIGGVGLLLSPKAKRAFLFCNSVSPRILCMTFAGNPRTTVIVTYCPTNVSEERDAEQHFQLLDRTIRQVPAHNFLIVMGDFNGRVGKEYYNFPYHETTNRTGEMLHNLALENDLIITNVCFRKKEPRLWTCSLPSGFKVQIDYILVRRKWRNSVTNSCAYNSFASIGSDHRIVTAKIRLSLRASGKTPPRKVKYDWRQLVHDDELQERYTIKVQNQFSALRKNCDDNVTAVYECFIQANKDIAEELIPKARKRPKEAIWHDPRIEEARRELQQAQLVDSQEVSSISRSELQSKKNHLRKVYEEANEQILKRKIKEVENCNINCQHKAAWDLINEVSGRKSAKKSQIKGDTQGERLNAWFQHFQQLLGDPPDVTDEYEAIDQVYEEFNMRTDAFDQVEYDTAKKDISEGKSTGEDGIPPEVLKRCNLDDIVLNFCNEALMNGKKPDQWSILNLIPIPKSGDLREGKNYRGICLSSIVAKTFNRLLLNRIRPYLDPVLRFNQNGFRPGRSTVSQILALRRKI, from the coding sequence ATGAGTAGTATGCATCTTCAAGAGGAAATATGTGGTCTAGCCAAGTTATACAACCACGACATTGTTGGAATACAGGAACACCGAATTGTGCACCAAGACGAGGAAATCAGGCATCAGGATCTTTATGATGGATATCAACTCGTCTCATCCTCTGCTTGGAGAAATACTGGCGGAGTATCCATTGGAGGAGTCGGACTACTGTTAAGCCCAAAAGCTAAGAGAGCATTTCTATTTTGTAACTCTGTGTCACCAAGAATATTGTGCATGACCTTTGCTGGCAATCCAAGGACTACAGTTATTGTCACCTACTGTCCTACAAACGTGTCTGAGGAAAGAGATGCAGAACAACACTTCCAGCTACTAGACAGAACGATACGACAAGTTCCAGCCCACAACTTTCTGATCGTTATGGGAGACTTCAATGGTCGTGTTGGCAAGGAATACTACAACTTTCCATATCATGAAACCACCAACAGAACTGGTGAAATGCTTCACAACCTAGCCCTGGAAAATGATCTTATTATCACAAATGTTTGTTTTAGGAAGAAGGAACCACGACTCTGGACGTGTAGCTTACCATCTGGATTTAAGGTACAGATAGATTACATCCTGGTACGCAGAAAGTGGAGAAATAGTGTTACCAACTCCTGTGCCTACAACTCCTTTGCTAGCATAGGGTCAGACCACCGCATAGTGACAGCCAAAATACGCCTTAGTCTAAGAGCTAGTGGTAAAACTCCACCAAGGAAAGTTAAGTATGACTGGAGACAACTAGTACATGATGATGAGCTTCAGGAGCGCTACACTATTAAGGTGCAGAACCAATTCAGTGCACTAAGGAAGAACTGTGATGATAATGTTACAGCAGTGTATGAATGCTTTATCCAGGCCAACAAAGATATTGCGGAGGAGCTAATTCCAAAAGCTAGGAAGCGCCCTAAGGAAGCAATCTGGCATGATCCCAGGATTGAAGAAGCGAGGAGAGAACTACAGCAAGCGCAACTTGTGGACAGCCAAGAAGTTTCAAGCATATCAAGATCAGAACTGCAGTCTAAGAAGAATCATCTGAGAAAGGTTTATGAAGAGGCAAATGAACAAATCCTAAAAAGAAAGATCAAGGAGGTGGAAAATTGTAACATCAACTGCCAGCATAAGGCAGCCTGGGACCTCATCAATGAAGTTAGTGGGCGTAAATCTGCTAAAAAAAGTCAAATAAAAGGGGACACGCAAGGCGAAAGACTGAATGCTTGGTTCCAACACTTCCAGCAACTACTTGGAGACCCACCAGATGTAACCGATGAGTATGAAGCCATAGATCAAGTATACGAAGAGTTCAACATGCGAACTGATGCTTTTGATCAGGTTGAATATGACACTGccaaaaaagacatttcagaagggAAAAGCACCGGTGAGGATGGGATTCCACCTGAAGTACTAAAACGCTGCAACCTTGATGACATAGTCCTCAACTTCTGCAATGAGGCATTGATGAATGGAAAGAAACCTGACCAGTGGTCAATTCTCAACCTCATACCAATCCCCAAAAGTGGAGATTTAAGAGAAGGGAAGAACTACAGGGGAATATGTCTGTCATCCATCGTAGCTAAAACATTCAACAGGCTGCTACTCAATAGGATTCGCCCTTACCTTGACCCGGTCCTGAGATTCAACCAAAATGGTTTTCGACCTGGGAGATCTACGGTGTCACAAATACTTGCTCTAAGGAGGAAAATTTAG